AGACAACATATCTGCCAACTTATTTTttactcccttcttgtacttaATGAGAATATTGAAACTCATCAAAtaagacatccacttcatgtgtcgGGCTTGTTGTAGTTTTGTTCGAGCGTATAGATAttccaatggtttgtgatctgaatgtaccactaTTTCTTTACCTAAGATATACACTCAccaatgcttgatacattgatataaataacaaaattctttgtcataaggcGCGTAGTTCTTAATAGCGCCTGAAAAAATTCTGAATGGTATTCTATTGGTTTACCATCTTGCAACAACACTCCTCCCATTGCATAGTTAGAAGCGTCagtctcaacttcaaaagtacgctGTAAATTAGGCAATGCCAACACCGGTGCTTCTGAAATATTCttttttagtaactgaaaagcaTCTTCATGGGTTTGCTGCCACTCAAACTTTGCCTTAGCTCCCGTCAAACCATGTAATGGTCTCGCAATATTCGAAAAATGTCGGGTAAACTTACACAAGTATGTGCAAGCCCCTAAGAAACTCCTGATTTCAGTTACAGTACTAGGTCTaggccacttagtgatcacttcaaccttACTTGGATCAATATTCCgttgtccaccaccaacaatgaatccGAGATACACCAACTCCTCTTTCCCAAAATCACACTTCTTTACGTTCAACTTCagctggccttcatgtaacactttaaacaccttctcaacgtgaacgAGATGATCTTCCCAAGTTCTTTTGTATATTAGGACATCCaagtaaacaatcacaaaatattctataaaaaggagtaacaaatcattcatcaaacgtaTAAACGTCACTGGAgcgttacacaaaccaaaaggcatcaccaaccatttGAACAAACCTTGTTTGATTTTGAAAGTagtcttccatgtatcatcttctcgaACTCTCATTTGATGGTATCCGAATTTGAaatataactttgtaaagactcgagctttttccaactgatccatcatgtcgtctatcctaggtaaagggtaacgattcttgattgtgatcttgtttaatgctctataatcaatacatATACGCCATCCTCCATCTTTCTTTGGCACCAACAACACTgctgatccacaaggtgaagcacttggcactatcatttATAATTCTAGAAGTTTGTGGAattgtttcttgatctcattaGATTCCTCTACAATCGTGTGGTAAAGACCTATATTAGGTAGAGAGCTTTCCCCGGTCAACATGATATCATGAT
The nucleotide sequence above comes from Papaver somniferum cultivar HN1 chromosome 8, ASM357369v1, whole genome shotgun sequence. Encoded proteins:
- the LOC113305244 gene encoding uncharacterized protein LOC113305244 — its product is MRVREDDTWKTTFKIKQEYFVIVYLDVLIYKRTWEDHLVHVEKVFKVLHEGQLKLNVKKCDFGKEELVYLGFIVGGGQRNIDPSKVEVITKWPRPSTVTEIRSFLGACTYLCKFTRHFSNIARPLHGLTGAKAKFEWQQTHEDAFQLLKKNISEAPVLALPNLQRTFEVETDASNYAMGGVLLQDVKEGLNGEGKKLKPLRYGPFRILDQIGDNAFPLDLPPYLGIFFLDRLIFEKFARRVILGPGFQKIDIEKDDDRIKKVYKFK